The following coding sequences lie in one Populus nigra chromosome 15, ddPopNigr1.1, whole genome shotgun sequence genomic window:
- the LOC133673668 gene encoding polyprotein of EF-Ts, chloroplastic, with amino-acid sequence MTPVLPCSTSNICLIPGTAFSIKKNNSLKNGSLSRKSTKYASSSQRLVLPLPGFVKLFPQYHRDCAMVHRSVASTVSATGTDVAVEEPDSPVVDKDSDGVTEIPAADAVETIDSSTKAGSSPAPAQSSRSKGSRKSEMPPVKNEDLVPGATFTGKVRSIQPFGAFVDFGAFTDGLVHVSKLSDSFVKDVGSVVSVGQEVKVRLVEANTETGRISLTMRENDDMSKFQQRNDSPATGSSNRQAARRNTSKPNQRKEEVKSSKFVKGQNLEGTVKNLTRSGAFISLPEGEEGFLPRSEESDDVFAGMMGDSSLQIGQEVSVRVLRITRGQVTLTMKKEDADKLDTELIQGIVHTATNPFVLAFRKNKDIAAFLDEREIATEQPEKPIPSVQIGEKNQTEPLPNIAEVQDQPVSSDEVSSSIPSMVDESVEGDETSLKEVVVGANVASDEKQPETVESSVDSTVQTVEKEAEVTGYKEPESIESSTPQNVDDTVQTLEKKAVADDDKEPESMESSTSQNVDDTVQALEKEAEANDKEPESIESSLSQSVDDSIAGSDKVESIENSDASGDTSEAQIISSESLTSEEVVENQVKSTEDEMQIQTPAAETEITSASQLEDKKVEPAPEINGTVGASNGQSGSLSPKESVTTATISPVLVKQLREDTGAGMMDCKKALSETGGDIVKAQEFLRKKGLASAEKKASRATAEGRIGSYIHDSRIGVLVEANCETDFVSRGDIFKELVDDIAMQVAACPQVQYLVTEDVPEDILNKEKEIEMQKEDLLSKPEQIRSKIVEGRIRKRLEELALLEQPYIKNDKVVVKDWVKQTIATIGENIKVKRFVRYNLGEGLEKKSQDFAAEVAAQTAAKPAEPAKELPAEAEAEAKETAQKPPAVVVSAALVKQLREETGAGMMDCKKALSETGGDLEKAQEYLRKKGLSAADKKSSRLAAEGRIGSYIHDSRIGVLIEVNCETDFVGRSEKFKELVDDLAMQVVACPQVQFVSVEDIPENIRNKEKELEMQRDDLMSKPENIREKIVEGRISKRFGELALLEQPFIKNDSVLVKDLVKQTVAALGENIKVRRFVRFTLGESTEDTETGAQA; translated from the exons ATGACACCTGTGCTCCCGTGTTCTACAAGTAATATTTGTCTCATTCCTGGAACTGCCTTTTCAATAAAGAAGAATAATAGTCTCAAAAATGGAAGTTTGTCAAGGAAATCTACAAAATATGCATCATCCTCACAAAGACTTGTGTTGCCTCTTCCTGGTTTTGTTAAGTTGTTCCCACAATACCACAGGGATTGTGCTATGGTCCATAGATCTGTAGCGAGTACCGTATCAGCCACAGGGACTGATGTAGCAGTAGAGGAGCCAGATTCACCTGTTGTTGATAAAGATTCTGATGGGGTTACAGAGATTCCAGCAGCAGATGCAGTTGAAACAATTGATTCCTCCACCAAAGCAGGTTCAAGTCCTGCTCCAGCTCAATCTAGTCGTTCAAAGGGCAGTAGGAAAAGTGAGATGCCACCTGTAAAGAATGAGGACCTGGTTCCTGGTGCAACATTTACTGGCAAAGTAAGGTCAATCCAGCCATTTGGTgcttttgttgattttggagCTTTCACAGATGGACTTGTACATGTTTCAAAGTTGAGTGACAGCTTTGTTAAGGATGTTGGAAGTGTTGTATCTGTTGGTCAAGAAGTAAAGGTGAGGTTAGTTGAGGCAAACACCGAGACAGGGCGGATTTCTCTTACTATGCGTGAAAATGATGATATGAGTAAGTTTCAGCAACGGAATGATTCTCCTGCCACTGGGAGCAGCAATAGGCAGGCTGCCCGAAGGAACACTTCAAAGCCCaaccaaagaaaagaagaggtaaAAAGCTCAAAGTTTGTTAAAGGGCAGAATCTAGAGGGCACAGTAAAAAATCTGACCAGGTCTGGTGCTTTTATATCTCTTCCTGAGGGTGAGGAAGGATTCCTACCCAGATCAGAAGAATCTGATGATGTATTTGCAGGCATGATGGGGGACTCATCACTGCAGATCGGCCAGGAAGTCAGTGTCAGGGTGTTGCGTATCACAAGGGGACAAGTTACCTTgacaatgaaaaaagaagacgCTGATAAACTGGACACAGAGCTTATCCAAGGGATTGTCCATACTGCGACGAACCCATTTGTGCTGGCTTTCCGTAAGAACAAGGATATTGctgcatttttggatgaaagggAGATAGCAACAGAACAGCCTGAAAAACCAATACCTTCAGTGCAAATAGGAGagaaaaaccaaactgaaccttTACCTAATATTGCTGAAGTGCAGGACCAACCAGTAAGCAGTGATGAGGTATCGAGCAGCATCCCTTCAATGGTGGATGAATCAGTAGAGGGTGATGAGACTTCTTTAAAGGAGGTGGTTGTGGGTGCCAATGTTGCCTCCGATGAGAAGCAGCCAGAAACTGTTGAATCTAGTGTTGATAGTACAGTACAGACTGTAGAGAAAGAAGCAGAGGTCACTGGCTATAAGGAGCCAGAAAGCATAGAGTCTAGCACACCACAAAATGTGGACGATACAGTTCAGACATTAGAGAAGAAAGCAGTGGCTGATGATGATAAGGAGCCAGAAAGCATGGAATCTAGCACATCACAAAACGTGGATGATACAGTTCAGGCCTTAGAGAAAGAAGCAGAGGCCAACGATAAGGAGCCAGAAAGCATAGAGTCTAGTTTATCACAAAGTGTTGATGATAGTATTGCAGGATCAG ATAAGGTAGAAAGCATAGAAAATTCTGATGCATCTGGAGATACATCCGAGGCTCAAATTATATCTTCAGAAAGTCTAACCAGTGAAGAAGTTGTTGAGAACCAAGTTAAAAGTACTGAGGATGAAATGCAGATTCAAACTCCTGCTGCTGAGACTGAAATTACTTCTGCCTCACAACTTGAAGATAAAAAGGTGGAACCTGCGCCTGAGATAAATGGCACTGTGGGTGCTTCAAACGGACAAAGTGGCAGTCTTTCTCCTAAGGAGAGTGTGACTACAG CAACTATATCTCCAGTTCTAGTGAAGCAACTTCGTGAAGACACAGGAGCAGGAATGATGGATTGCAAGAAAGCCCTTTCAGAaactggaggggacattgttaAAGCTCAGGAGTTCCTTAGAAAGAAAGGTTTAGCAAGTGCAGAAAAGAAGGCTAGTAGAGCCACAGCTGAAGGAAGAATTGGTTCGTACATTCATGATAGCAGGATTGGGGTCCTAGTAGAAGCGAACTGTGAAACAGATTTTGTCTCCCGTGGTGACATTTTCAAGGAACTGGTGGATGATATAGCCATGCAGGTGGCTGCATGCCCTCAGGTTCAGTACCTTGTTACAGAAGATGTGCCTGAAGATATTTTAAACAAGGAAAAAGAGATTGAAATGCAGAAGGAAGATCTCTTGTCAAAACCGGAGCAAATAAGATCAAAGATTGTAGAAGGGCGTATAAGGAAGAGGCTTGAGGAGCTGGCATTGCTGGAGCAGCCCTACATTAAGAATGACAAGGTAGTAGTGAAGGACTGGGTGAAGCAGACAATTGCAACAATTGGTGAAAATATTAAAGTGAAGAGGTTTGTTCGCTACAATCTTGGTGAAGGTTTGGAGAAGAAGAGCCAGGATTTTGCTGCTGAGGTGGCTGCTCAAACTGCAGCAAAACCAGCAGAACCAGCAAAAGAGCTGCctgcagaagcagaagcagaagccaAGGAAACTGCCCAAAA GCCACCAGCAGTAGTAGTTTCTGCTGCTCTTGTTAAACAACTGCGGGAAGAAACTGGAGCTGGAATGATGGACTGCAAGAAGGCTCTCTCTGAAACTGGAGGGGATCTTGAGAAGGCACAAGAGTATCTCAGAAAGAAGGGTCTTTCAGCTGCTGATAAAAAATCCAGCCGTCTTGCAGCTGAAGGCAGAATTGGTTCGTATATCCATGACTCCCGTATTGGAGTGCTGATAGAAGTAAACTGTGAAACTGACTTTGTGGGAAGAAGTGAAAAATTCAAGGAATTGGTTGATGATCTAGCAATGCAAGTTGTGGCCTGCCCACAAGTGCAGTTTGTATCAGTTGAAGATATTCCCGAGAACATTCGGAACAAAGAAAAGGAGCTTGAAATGCAGAGAGACGATCTTATGTCGAAACCAGAGAACATAAGAGAGAAGATTGTTGAGGGCAGGATCTCAAAGAGGTTCGGAGAGCTTGCTCTTCTAGAGCAGCCATTCATCAAGAATGATAGTGTTTTGGTGAAGGATTTGGTGAAACAGACTGTTGCTGCTCTTGGGGAGAACATAAAAGTCCGCAGGTTTGTTCGGTTTACTCTTGGAGAATCAACTGAAGATACAGAAACAGGAGCCCAAGCATAA
- the LOC133673881 gene encoding uncharacterized protein LOC133673881, whose amino-acid sequence MKLKQLESMLGELQQFSNPKVELEQYPTGPHIASRMLYTAENSLGDVSNKIVADFGCGCGTLGAAASLMGAEQVIGIDIDSESLEIASLNAEDLELDINFIQCDIRNLVWRGPIVDTVVMNPPFGTRRNGADMDFLSAALKIASRAVYSLHKTSTREHVKKAALRGFGASSAEVLCELRFDVPKLYKFHKKREMDIAVDLWRFAPKTNQGNDN is encoded by the exons atgaagctGAAGCAATTAGAAAGCATGTTAGGTGAGCTTCAACAGTTCTCCAATCCAAAG GTAGAGCTGGAACAGTACCCAACTGGACCTCACATTGCTTCTCGTATGCTCTATACC GCAGAAAACTCTTTAGGGGATGTTAGCAACAAGATAGTTGCAGATTTCGGTTGTGGGTGTGGCACATTGGGCGCTGCAGCTTCTCTTATGGGTGCAGA GCAGGTTATCGGCATCGATATTGATTCTGAATCTCTTGAGATAGCATCTCTTAATGCGGAGGATCTTGAG CTGGACATAAACTTTATTCAGTGTGATATCAGGAACTTAGTATGGAGAG GTCCTATTGTTGATACTGTTGTGATGAATCCTCCATTTGGGACCCGAAGGAATGGTGCTGACATGGATTTTCTTTCAGCAGCATTAAAG ATTGCTTCTCGAGCAGTTTATTCATTACACAAGACCTCAACAAGAGAG CATGTTAAAAAGGCAGCCTTGCGGGGCTTTGGTGCTAGCAGTGCAGAGGTTTTATGTGAG CTTCGGTTTGATGTGCCTAAGCTATACAAATTTCACAAGAAAAGGGAGATGGACATTGCTGTAGATCTCTGGCGGTTTGCACCAAAAACTAACCAGGGAAATGATAATTGA